The Pedobacter mucosus genome window below encodes:
- a CDS encoding helical backbone metal receptor: MQKSFTDQMGRRVTFDFPPKRIISIVPSQTELLFDLGLDSEIVGLTKFCIHPIEKFAERTKVGGTKKLNIDLIKDLKPDLIIGNKEENTQSDIEELAAHFPVWMSDIFTLDDAMKTIMEIGALVDKEPEANYLNHLIYAGFRDLKMLALQNKIDRKVAYLIWRKPYMAAGKNTFIDDVLLSNGMTNVIKQNRYPIVTLEELKTLDCDLILLSSEPYPFNEKHIEEIKNAIPDTTILLVDGEMFSWYGSRLVKAVQYFFEFQKQLY; the protein is encoded by the coding sequence ATGCAAAAATCTTTTACCGATCAAATGGGTAGGCGTGTAACGTTCGATTTTCCGCCAAAAAGGATAATATCTATCGTTCCATCTCAAACAGAATTGTTGTTCGATTTAGGCTTAGATTCTGAAATAGTTGGTTTGACCAAGTTTTGCATTCATCCGATAGAAAAATTTGCGGAGCGTACTAAAGTTGGAGGAACAAAAAAGCTAAATATCGATTTAATTAAAGATTTAAAGCCCGATTTAATTATTGGCAATAAAGAAGAAAATACACAAAGCGATATTGAAGAACTTGCAGCACATTTCCCGGTTTGGATGAGTGATATTTTTACACTTGATGATGCTATGAAAACCATAATGGAAATTGGAGCATTAGTAGATAAAGAACCAGAAGCAAATTACCTTAATCATCTTATTTATGCTGGTTTTAGAGATCTAAAAATGCTTGCGCTTCAAAATAAAATTGATAGAAAAGTAGCCTATCTAATTTGGCGCAAACCCTATATGGCCGCTGGAAAAAACACCTTTATTGATGATGTTCTGCTATCAAACGGCATGACTAACGTGATTAAACAAAACCGTTATCCAATAGTTACCCTTGAAGAATTGAAAACTTTAGATTGTGATTTGATTCTGCTTTCTTCGGAGCCTTATCCGTTTAACGAAAAACATATAGAAGAAATTAAAAATGCTATTCCTGATACAACAATTTTGCTCGTTGATGGTGAAATGTTCAGCTGGTATGGCAGTAGGTTGGTAAAAGCAGTTCAGTATTTTTTCGAATTTCAAAAACAACTTTATTAA